One window of Phaenicophaeus curvirostris isolate KB17595 chromosome 22, BPBGC_Pcur_1.0, whole genome shotgun sequence genomic DNA carries:
- the ARHGEF16 gene encoding rho guanine nucleotide exchange factor 16 encodes MSHSPNGSSVDEEAFLLEYRCHPVRPEPPSPTSFPGKRSSAMAPDATSLSPLGSPTSAEPRRIVLSTDSPAALKLGTQQLIPKGLAVSTKTKNTPSRHQSFGAAGLSREPLSPDPKQVPVPSFSVEMEDEDGGTLKRNLRNMSYRAAMKGQDMEPEPVSAVPSLKPVSEDGSAPPARSPGRNKRTFGRRRVQKRGGSFKDQPRLYQEIRERGLNSISHESDDDLLEESIPEEPSLLDSSIVVRSYRPAQVTWSQLPEVLDAGILQKISPEERKRQEAMFEIITSEYSYLHSLGVLVCHFKRSEELKETMTQTEHHHLFSNISDVLTVSTRFFEDLEKRHQENVLIPDISDIVEEHASHHFSPYVSYCSNEVYQQRTLQKLLTTNPLFKETLKQIERKPECGGLPMISFLILPMQRVTRLPLLLDTVCQKTKACTAAYGAATRALKAISKLVKNCNEGARAMERTEQMYTLQKQLGFGKKKPFPLISASRWLLKRGELYLLLSEEAGIFRRGAGRLCYLFLFNDVLIITKKKSEESYTVMNYATLDQITVEKIENTDPPSPPPSKSGSSSTTRGVAGGHLLRVVMEKDSEGRREEIVLSAETLSDRARWIAALMHRGKEKPDPIPKGDLSQVEITHAYLAKEADEISLQQADVVLVLGGEDGWCWGERLRDGERGWFPESCARQITSRTAVEGNVRRMERLRVETDV; translated from the exons ATGTCCCACAGTCCCAATGGCAGCAGTGTGGATGAGGAGGCCTTTCTCCTGGAGTACCGATGCCACCCGGTGCGGCCGGAGCCTCCCAGTCCGACCTCCTTCCCTGGGAAGCGCAGCTCTGCCATGGCGCCTGATGCCACCTCGCTCTCCCCGCTGGGCTCTCCCACCTCGGCCGAGCCTCGCCGCATCGTCCTCAGCACGGACAGTCCGGCTGCGCTGAAGCTGGGGACCCAGCAGCTGATCCCCAAGGGCTTGGCTGTCTCCACCAAGACCAAGAACACCCCCTCCCGGCACCAGAGCTTCGGGGCAGCTGGGTTGAGCCGGGAGCCTCTGAGTCCTGACCCAAAGCAGGTGCCCGTTCCCAGCTTCTcggtggagatggaggatgaggatggaggaaCCCTCAAGCGCAACCTGAGGAACATGTCTTACCGTGCGGCTATGAAGGGCCAGGACATGGAGCCGGAGCCGGTGAGCGCTGTCCCGTCCCTGAAACCTGTGTCGGAGGATGGTAGCGCTCCACCTGCCCGCAGCCCTGGCAGGAACAAG AGAACCTTTGGGCGGAGGCGAGTGCAGAAGCGTGGTGGCTCGTTCAAGGACC AGCCCCGGCTGTACCAGGAAATACGTGAGAGAGGGCTGAACTCCATCAGCCACGAGTCAGATGACGATCTGCTGGAGGAATCCATCCCTGAAGAGCCGTCCCTTCTGGATTCCTCTATTGTGGTGCGGAGCTATCGCCCAGCACAGGTGACCTGGAGCCAGCTCCCAGAG GTGCTGGACGCAGGCATCCTGCAGAAGATATCCCCTGAGGAGCGCAAACGGCAAGAG GCAATGTTTGAGATCATCACTTCTGAGTACTCCTACCTGCACAGCCTGGGCGTCCTGGTGTGCCACTTCAAGAGGTCGGAGGAGCTGAAGGAGACCATGACCCAGACGGAGCACCACCATCTCTTCTCCAACATCAGTGACGTCCTGACGGTCAGCACCAG ATTCTTTGAAGACCTAGAGAAGCGCCACCAGGAAAACGTCCTAATTCCTGATATCAGTGACATAGTGGAGGAGCACGCCTCCCACCACTTCAGTCCCTACGTCAGCTACTGCTCTAACGAAGTCTACCAGCAGAGGACTCTTCAGAAGCTGCT AACAACAAACCCCTTATTTAAAGAGACCTTGAAACAAATTGAAAGGAAACCAGAGTGTGGAGGCCTGCCAATGATATCATTTCTCATTCTCCCTATGCAGAGAGTAACACGGCTTCCTCTGTTGTTGGAT ACTGTCTGTCAAAAAACAAAAGCATGCACTGCAGCGTACGGAGCTGCCACCAGAGCTCTGAAAGCCATCAGCAAG ctGGTCAAGAACTGCAATGAGGGAGCCCGTGCCATGGAGAGGACAGAGCAGATGTACACCCTGCAGAAACAACTGGGATTTGGAAAGAAGAAG CCTTTCCCACTGATCTCTGCTTCCCGCTGGCTGCTGAAGAGGGGGGAGCTGTACCTGCTGCTGTCAGAAGAGGCTGGCATCTTCCGCCGAGGGGCCGGCAGGCTCTGCTACCTCTTCTTGTTCAATGATGTCCTGATCATAACCAAGAAGAAGAG CGAGGAGAGCTACACGGTCATGAACTACGCCACGCTGGACCAGATCACGGTGGAGAAGATCGAGAACACGGACccaccctcccctcctcccagcaagagcggcagcagcagcacgaCCCGTGGTGTGGCCGGAGGGCACCTGCTCCGGGTGGTGATGGAGAAGGACAGCGAGGGCCGGCGGGAGGAGATTGTGCTGTCAGCAGAGACACT GAGTGACCGTGCACGCTGGATCGCTGCGCTGATGCACCGAGGGAAGGAAAAGCCTGATCCCATTCCTAAAGGAG ATCTGAGCCAAGTGGAGATAACCCACGCGTACCTGGCGAAGGAGGCGGATGAGATCTCCCTGCAGCAGGCCGACGTCGTCCTGGTGCTGGGGGGAGAGGATG GCTGGTGCTggggggagcggctgagggacggGGAGCGCGGCTGGTTCCCCGAGTCCTGCGCCCGGCAGATCACCAGCCGCACGGCCGTGGAGGGCAACGTGCGCCGGATGGAGCGGCTGCGGGTAGAGACTGACGTGTAG